The following proteins are co-located in the Mobula birostris isolate sMobBir1 chromosome 26, sMobBir1.hap1, whole genome shotgun sequence genome:
- the micos13 gene encoding LOW QUALITY PROTEIN: MICOS complex subunit MIC13 (The sequence of the model RefSeq protein was modified relative to this genomic sequence to represent the inferred CDS: inserted 1 base in 1 codon; deleted 1 base in 1 codon), whose protein sequence is MLKSMSFGIKIRRAFSSDTSVRKVRLGQLGVGDTGFXPRLLMASRALAVARLFTKTGIIGGSVYLVYDQGLLGSGEQSCQVLNKVSVAVPEAVDQWSKYIGVELPDIPKLNVPISEYWNTGIEMTVSFLSSAPTKFNEYTEKGWQYIKKMTSSTG, encoded by the exons ATGTTAAAATCCATGAGTTTTGGAATTAAAATTCGACGAGCCTTTTCTTCCGAT ACGTCAGTGCGAAAGGTCAGGCTGGGGCAGCTGGGAGTTGGAGATACCGGTT CTCCGCGCCTGCTCATGGCGTCCCGGGCGCTGGCTGTCGCCAG GCTCTTTACAAAGACTGGGATAATTGGAGGCAGCGTGTACCTTGTATATGACCAAGGCTTATTAGGAAGTGGTGAGCAAAGTTGTCAGGTGTTGAACAAGGTGTCTGTTGCAGTGCCAGAGGCTGTGGATCAATGGTCGAAGTACATTGGAGTGGAG CTACCAGATATTCCCAAACTGAATGTTCCCATATCTGAATACTGGAATACAG GAATTGAAATGACTGTATCTTTCTTATCATCTGCACCTACAAAATTCAATGAATACACTGAAAAGGGCTGGCAGTACATCAAGAAGATGACGAGCAGCACAGGATGA